One region of Xyrauchen texanus isolate HMW12.3.18 chromosome 11, RBS_HiC_50CHRs, whole genome shotgun sequence genomic DNA includes:
- the LOC127651403 gene encoding tumor necrosis factor ligand superfamily member 14-like gives MSDSGDRADTDVMKHCPQVFVVDSQAQGPHPPRQVPVRLEVQRLSLIYLLLAVALLSIFIEAGLIYHLYNRPVVSTDSQQTASRKGEKKSIPSSSLDFNDNLPGKIPKVEKPAAFLLGISHVTGGSDRLQWRLDSFPGFLRSLSLRNNSLYFQQEGYYFIFSKISHMENCSFFRHQLMHCSERYSNHPIELMQNSRYLCNSQKTQSDNSYLGGVFHLNKGDSVFVRVNNSSQVHISNNENYFGAFMI, from the exons ATGTCTGACAGTGGTGACAGAGCAGATACCGACGTGATGAAACACTGTCCTCAGGTGTTTGTGGTAGACTCTCAGGCACAGGGTCCTCACCCCCCTCGTCAGGTGCCTGTCAGGCTGGAAGTCCAGCGACTGTCTCTGATCTACCTGCTGCTAGCTGTGGCTCTGCTGAGCATCTTCATCGAGGCAGGGCTTATCTATCATCTCTACAACAGGCCTGTG GTGTCGACAGATAGTCAACAAACCGCAAGTAGAAAA GGAGAGAAAAAATCCATTCCCAGCAGTTCTCTTG ATTTTAATGATAATTTACCTGGAAAAATCCCTAAAGTGGAGAAGCCCGCAGCATTTCTGCTAG gtatttCCCATGTGACCGGAGGCAGTGACAGGCTTCAATGGAGATTGGACAGCTTTCCAGGGTTTTTGAGGAGCCTGAGTTTGAGAAACAACAGTCTTTATTTTCAGCAGGAGGGATATTATTTCATCTTTTCCAAAATTTCCCACATGGAGAACTGCAGTTTCTTCAGACATCAGCTCATGCACTGTTCAGAGAGATACAGCAACCATCCCATTGAGCTCATGCAAAACTCCAG gtaTCTCTGCAACTCCCAGAAAACTCAGTCGGACAACAGTTATTTGGGCGGGGTCTTCCACCTGAATAAAGGCGACAGTGTGTTTGTTCGGGTGAATAACAGCTCGCAGGTGCACATCAGCAACAACGAGAACTACTTTGGTGCCTTCATGATCTAA
- the LOC127651404 gene encoding uncharacterized protein LOC127651404, with amino-acid sequence MSPDVESQSSGARSRSRCLDTFLTVSVIALFVMFIFALAVALPFAINIGSEMSALKTRDAEGQKNALGMDAPEAAYKMQNFAYLRATNSELTKGVMDWESILYGKGQSIGSMYSYDKNQRVLNVNKAGSYFMYVQLTFSCTHICPSGQFTTSIYNRDDKKQLTCTVSLPETPGMNGSAPVSRTCWHVITLPDQQSRLIAKTEFSKQTLNHWKLELNDSGFGIFLVDGAA; translated from the exons ATGTCCCCAGATGTTGAGAGTCAATCCTCCGGTGCGCGCTCCCGCAGCCGGTGTCTGGACACCTTCCTCACCGTGTCCGTGATCGCGCTCTTCGTCATGTTTATCTTCGCTCTCGCCGTCGCGCTGCCCTTCGCCATAAACATCGGGAGCGAGATGAGCGCGTTAAAGACGCGAGACGCCGAGGGGCAGAAAAACGCACTCGGGATGGACGCACCTGAAGCCGCTTATAAG ATGCAGAATTTCGCATACCTGAGGGCCACCAACA GTGAACTGACAAAAGGCGTGATGGATTGGGAATCCATCCTGTATGGCAAGGGACAGTCCATCGGATCGATGTACAGCTATGACAAGAATCAGAGAGTTCTGAACGTGAACAAAGCTGGAAGCTACTTCATGTACGTCCAACTGACTTTCTCCTGCACACACATCTGTCCGTCCGGCCAATTTACCACCAGCATTTACAATCGAGATGACAAAAAGCAACTGACCTGCACGGTCTCGCTGCCGGAAACGCCCGGCATGAATGGATCGGCACCAGTTAGCAGGACATGCTGGCACGTCATCACCCTTCCGGATCAGCAAAGTCGTCTAATAgcgaaaacagagttttcaaaacAGACACTTAACCATTGGAAACTGGAATTGAACGATTCTGGATTTGGGATATTTTTGGTTGACGGAGCAGCATGA